One window from the genome of Dyella sp. A6 encodes:
- a CDS encoding PLP-dependent aminotransferase family protein has translation MPYIGGKMTQVGPGRKAAVTGWIEAIRPGRGPRYLQILQALEHALSDGRLRPGDRLPPQRQLAAQLHVDLTTVSHAYREAIQRAWIRSLGARGTYVAASKVELSGMVDLSMNIPPSPREVDWAESLRQGTSQVLVRNDADLLMTYHLAGGGPADRDAARRWLNPMLGKVDIERVATSPGAQSALAALIMTLTTPGEIILTEPLAYPGLLAAIQQFGRIAMPVATDADGMRPDALEEACRAHRGSVVYLNPTLQNPSTHTMPESRRREIAAMAVKHGLQIIEDDPYWLFADGAPPPLARIVPERVHYVSTLSKCLSPGLRTAFVVSPDDNTHRVFLAALRSIALMAAPMMAALVTQWILDGTAARIVADVRSEARSRQRLARKILLGAKGATYANSAGIHLWHVLPDHWTSNDLVQVARSEGLALTPSSVFQVASSSQNAIRISLGGGSSRQSLVAALQKLAALLARQPLLQPSLVV, from the coding sequence ATGCCATACATTGGCGGCAAAATGACTCAGGTAGGACCAGGACGAAAGGCGGCGGTAACCGGCTGGATCGAAGCGATCAGGCCGGGCAGAGGTCCGCGCTATCTGCAGATTCTTCAGGCCTTGGAACACGCATTGTCCGACGGACGACTTCGCCCGGGGGATCGGTTGCCGCCCCAGCGCCAATTGGCCGCACAACTCCATGTGGACCTCACGACGGTAAGCCATGCCTATCGAGAAGCCATACAGCGAGCGTGGATACGATCGCTGGGCGCACGTGGAACTTATGTCGCGGCCTCGAAGGTCGAATTGTCCGGGATGGTCGACCTGAGCATGAACATCCCACCTTCGCCCCGAGAGGTCGACTGGGCGGAGTCTTTGCGACAAGGCACTTCACAAGTCCTGGTGCGCAACGATGCGGACCTTCTGATGACGTACCACTTGGCCGGAGGCGGCCCAGCGGATCGCGATGCCGCTCGACGCTGGCTGAATCCGATGCTTGGCAAAGTGGATATCGAGCGGGTGGCGACGTCTCCAGGCGCTCAGTCCGCCCTTGCTGCATTGATTATGACCTTGACGACGCCTGGCGAAATCATCTTGACCGAACCTCTGGCTTATCCGGGTCTACTGGCGGCCATCCAGCAGTTCGGGCGAATCGCAATGCCTGTGGCGACAGATGCAGACGGTATGCGGCCCGACGCGCTGGAAGAAGCATGTCGGGCGCATAGGGGGAGCGTGGTTTATCTCAATCCGACCTTGCAGAACCCGAGCACACATACCATGCCCGAAAGCCGTCGCCGCGAAATCGCCGCCATGGCGGTCAAACACGGCCTTCAGATCATTGAGGATGATCCGTACTGGTTATTCGCAGATGGTGCACCTCCACCATTGGCTCGAATCGTGCCGGAACGCGTTCACTACGTATCGACCTTGTCCAAATGCCTATCACCGGGATTACGCACCGCCTTCGTGGTGTCGCCGGATGACAACACTCATCGCGTGTTTCTTGCAGCTTTGCGTTCCATCGCCCTGATGGCCGCTCCGATGATGGCCGCGCTTGTGACGCAATGGATACTCGATGGAACGGCGGCCCGCATTGTGGCAGACGTCCGTTCTGAGGCACGTTCTCGTCAGCGGCTCGCACGCAAGATTCTTCTAGGGGCAAAGGGGGCGACCTACGCTAACAGTGCGGGCATCCATCTGTGGCATGTCCTGCCAGACCATTGGACCTCTAACGACCTCGTCCAAGTGGCTCGTTCCGAAGGCCTAGCCCTCACACCGTCGAGCGTCTTCCAAGTGGCATCGTCATCACAAAACGCGATTCGTATTTCGCTTGGAGGTGGATCTAGCCGTCAGAGCCTTGTGGCGGCACTGCAAAAATTGGCCGCGCTGCTAGCTCGTCAGCCATTGCTGCAGCCTAGTCTTGTCGTGTAG
- the cyoA gene encoding ubiquinol oxidase subunit II, which translates to MKRLATSGTDRSLPRTRPGRRLGSRAACGLAPFLVCMTTLTLSGCHMALFDPKGSIGVQEKHLIIIASVLMLLVVVPVIALTLYFAWHYRKSNTQATYAPTWTHSTKIEVVVWVIPCLIVTCLAVLIWRSTHTLDPYRPVQSTAKPVNVDVIALNWKWLFIYPDEDIASVNRLVIPVGRPINFRITSDSIMNSFFIPRLGSQIYAMSGMQTRLHLIADTPGVYQGMSSSFSGPGFADMHFDTAATSEADFKRWVEQARHSKLVLTKAAYQALAAPSRNNPVESYSHVAAHLFEHVVDQYRRDVFPGRPPHPAIPLNPSAARVSE; encoded by the coding sequence ATGAAGAGACTGGCTACCAGTGGCACTGATAGATCGTTGCCTCGGACACGACCGGGCAGACGACTAGGGTCACGGGCCGCATGCGGCCTTGCCCCCTTTCTTGTATGCATGACAACGCTCACATTGAGTGGCTGTCACATGGCACTGTTCGACCCCAAGGGCAGTATCGGCGTGCAAGAAAAGCACCTGATCATCATTGCATCAGTTTTGATGCTGCTGGTGGTGGTCCCAGTGATCGCGCTGACACTGTATTTCGCCTGGCACTACCGCAAATCCAACACACAGGCTACCTACGCGCCAACGTGGACACACTCCACAAAGATCGAGGTGGTGGTGTGGGTTATTCCGTGCCTGATTGTGACCTGTCTTGCGGTACTTATCTGGCGCTCAACGCATACGCTGGATCCCTACCGCCCCGTCCAGTCGACGGCCAAACCGGTAAACGTCGATGTCATCGCACTCAACTGGAAGTGGCTATTCATCTACCCCGACGAGGATATTGCCTCGGTCAATCGGTTAGTGATTCCGGTCGGCAGGCCAATCAATTTCCGCATCACCTCTGACTCCATCATGAACTCCTTCTTCATCCCCCGGCTCGGTAGCCAGATTTATGCGATGTCGGGAATGCAGACGCGCCTGCACCTGATCGCAGATACGCCCGGCGTCTATCAAGGGATGTCGTCCTCGTTCAGTGGCCCGGGATTCGCTGACATGCATTTCGATACCGCAGCCACCAGCGAGGCGGATTTCAAGCGCTGGGTCGAACAGGCTCGGCACTCAAAGCTTGTATTGACCAAGGCGGCCTACCAGGCCCTTGCAGCACCGAGCCGGAACAACCCGGTGGAAAGTTATTCGCACGTGGCTGCTCACCTGTTCGAACACGTCGTCGACCAGTACCGGCGCGACGTCTTCCCAGGCCGCCCACCGCACCCCGCCATTCCCTTGAACCCATCCGCTGCCAGAGTCTCGGAGTAG